In Apium graveolens cultivar Ventura chromosome 10, ASM990537v1, whole genome shotgun sequence, the following are encoded in one genomic region:
- the LOC141689158 gene encoding uncharacterized protein LOC141689158 → MDKAMMLLLQRAARKPADAARAGPSGVPHSVSIELLDDQGNKVIEDNERVVSDLVRVEGNPRKRFRREDDEVVVGGRGVGFDGVNKDVATAGERVYGKTVDPRSKKEVMRVEIQPTERWTGGSTVPLRALNLFNLPQDLVAYDGRKREDLVDRCKSRAGRFLSDFMHILEDYKADVDGEACSKLEAEVAALKGEKKKIAVGFAELEHRVADLTKANSALSKKVAEMEATEQVSSGRIQELEGRLLEVERELEEEKGKCQGLLRQVEGMDGSYKLIVKENADLKTEVEKAVEDIAGALGDGYGRCLRRMEEAGFAVEGHAFDDYLRDLASKGGNA, encoded by the exons ATGGACAAGGCGATGATGTTGTTATTGCAGCGTGCTGCGAGGAAGCCTGCTGATGCGGCCAGGGCTGGACCGTCGGGGGTTCCTCATTCAGTTTCAATTGAATTGCTTGATGACCAGGGAAACAAGGTAATTGAAGACAATGAGAGGGTTGTTTCAGATCTTGTCCGCGTGGAGGGCAACCCTCGAAAGCGGTTTCGGAGGGAGGATGATGAAGTGGTTGTTGGAGGCCGGGGGGTCGGGTTCGATGGTGTGAACAAAGATGTGGCCACTGCCGGGGAAAGGGTTTATGGGAAGACCGTCGACCCTCGGTCGAAGAAAGAGGTGATGAGGGTCGAGATTCAGCCCACGGAGCGATGGACGGGGGGATCAACTGTGCCCTTGAGGGCACTTAACCTCTTTAACTTACCTCAGGACTTGGTTGCTTATGATGGGAGGAAGCGTGAGGACCTTGTTGATCGATGTAAGAGCCGGGCTGGGAGG TTTCTTTCCGATTTTATGCATATTCTGGAGGATTACAAGGCTGATGTTGATGGTGAGGCTTGTTCCAAGCTCGAAGCTGAAGTTGCTGCCTTGAAGGGGGAAAAGAAGAAGATTGCGGTGGGTTTTGCGGAACTCGAGCACAGGGTGGCTGATTTGACTAAGGCAAATTCCGCACTGTCGAAAAAGGTTGCTGAGATGGAGGCTACAGAGCAGGTGTCGAGTGGGAGGATACAGGAGCTCGAGGGTCGACTGCTCGAGGTGGAAAGGGAGCTTGAAGAGGAAAAAGGCAAGTGCCAAGGCTTGCTTCGACAGGTCGAAGGAATGGATGGCTCCTACAAGTTGATTGTGAAAGAAAATGCGGATTTGAAGACAGAGGTAGAGAAAGCCGTTGAAGATATCGCTGGTGCTCTGGGCGACGGTTATGGACGATGCCTTCGGCGGATGGAAGAGGCTGGTTTTGCCGTCGAGGGTCATGCCTTTGATGACTATCTTCGTGACCTGGCATCGAAGGGTGGTAACGCGTGA